From Gossypium raimondii isolate GPD5lz chromosome 11, ASM2569854v1, whole genome shotgun sequence:
tcttttaatattttgggtaaattgtataatttgtCACTAAATTgtagataaatttttattttagttaattaaaaagttataatttagtcactgaacattcgaaagttttcatttaagtcgtTGGATTGTTaaggagtttttttttaaaagcttcACCAGTGAGCTCTAAGTTATGATTCAACAATCTATACAATGAACCAATACTGATTAATGAGTAGAAGAATATACattagatccaagttgatttGACAGTCGGTGTCGAAGATcggagaaaaaaattgtttgaattttggttctcAAATTCATGACATGtaaagttatttcatgaaaaaattgaGTTATAGAAGAGAAATGGAAAGAGAACTTTCAATTGGTGCAAGAAGTACGAATAAAGAAAGCCatataatatctattttaatagccctgtgacttaaatgaaaaattttgaattgttcaGTTatcaatttgtaacttttttttagttaagtgatcaaaacaaaaactaacttatagtttagtgactaatggtgtagtctataattttaattttttttatgatttcagttaattttaaatattattttacaaattttaatgattttttggttTAGTTAACTCCCACATTACCGATTAACAAGGACACGTGGCATGTTCCGTTTGGttgctaatttttttaacaccATTAATGACAAGggtccaaaaataataaaacaagtacCAAAATATACTAATGTGAAcaaatgaatataatttaatgatcaaattgtaaataaaaccTATTTTAAAAGATAACAGTACACTAATcacttttcagaaaaattgaagataaataaaataataaactttaatattttaagtaatcaatttttaataccgaaaaataacatattatttttaaatataattttaaagtgaatgggctatattgaaatttttatatacacAGGCCATTTaatgatgaataaaataataaactttaatatattaaataatcaatttttaataattgaaaagatATTTCTAGTTTCTTTTCTACATTATTCGAGCGTGGTTTCAATCATCAAAGttcattattttatcatcttcaaatttttctAGAAGTggttattcaatatttttattataacttagAGACTTCAACTAAAATtctgtatttttattattagtaaaTATACCAATATTAAAACTacttaaaagtaacatataggttttaatttaaaattgtaactataatttttaactaaaatttttaaattatcatattttaaaactaattgtatttcaaatattttaatttttataataatttgaaatataaatcttaatattttaatttaaaaaataacatactattttaaaataaaatttacaagcgGAGGGACCATGTAAAAATTGACGAGGAATTTAATCCATACAAGTGTGCCTCCCCCTTAGCTTACACACTTTGACATAAATTAGATTCCTTATCAATCCAATCTAAAACCTAAATTTAAGTCCCAATTTGATATCTCTTATTTCGATTTTCACCTCCTTtgaccaattttttttaaataaatttgaacccatattattgtaataatgaattattttattcatattattttagtgatttttcaatatataaGACAAAAACTCAAACACCAACCGTTCTAACTTCGACTCGAAGTTAAACGTGATCAATCAATGTCCGATTAGGTTTCCAACGCTATTAACCacttctataatttttttttttttcatatcgAGAGAATAAGAGAGAGAAGGAATAGGATCAACGCAAACGTGTATAAGCTTcaccaaattattattattattattattattattattattatagacTCATTGTAATGCTTAATTGGGAGTAGTTGTGTAAATGCCTGGACTGGTCTTGGAATTTATTAAAACTAGTGGCGAATGACGAGGGGTGGAATGGAAAATGGACGGCAACGGTATATGGAAAAAGGTCTAAAATGTGGGAAATATGCCGTGTGTTTAGCGGACTTTATAGCGGGGGCGTCCCGCGTGCAGCCACACCTAACCCATTTGTTGGAGCAACTTGTGGGGTCTTCCTAAAAACATCCACATCGGCGAGGGTGAGTATTAGAGTTGTTCATGTATCGAGTTgggtcaaataaaaaatttagaccTATTTTCTAGGTCTGAGTTTTGTTCAACTtaaaaatggatttaaaattttgctcaaactCGGTCTggattaaaaatgttaaaattcgaGCCTGATTCAACTCGcctatatgaaatttttttatataaaagtaaatttaaaaaatataatatatcaaatacacaaaaaaaattataataaatatttcctaataaatggaaaaaataaaatatatatttaaataatattaagataagaCCCGGGGCTAAAACCAAACATAGACATCACAAGAACAATACCTCCACCGTTGAGGGAGTAAGACACTCCAAAGTAGATACTCGCCCTCAACGCTCATCTTTGATCTTTgatctatgatatatatattagggGTGCTATgcacttatacatatataaaataaaaatagttttatattgTTTCGTATATTTTTGTATGATTGATATTTTAATGAACCAATCattgaatttattgatataaCTATACTTTAtcatgtatgtaaaattttgaattgatccgATATATCTACCACATCGATCtaaaatactatatatattaatatttattaaacaactaaaagtatttttacataaaataaatagttagaaattttaaatatatgtcaAAATTGATATGGATgatatatatgaattgaatttgaaatatgacggttgaatcattaaaattttaatcgtacaaaaatatatgaaagggtgtaaaattatattgatgTAAATGAATCTATCCCCattacattatattatattaaagcGCAAagttaaagaaattttttaacagactaatataacatttattgtccattatattactatatttaccgttttaaaaatttttattatttataaataataattttaaattaacttatCACCAGGCAATCATTGGGGAGCTGGAATAATGCTGTGCTAAGGGATATTTGGAGGATGCTGAGAAGAGATTGGGAAGTGAAGAACTGAAGGTCTGCCATGTTCATCGTGAGGGGAATCGGGCAGCAGATAGAATGGCAAACTTGGCCGGTCATCATGGTCTTGGTACCCATACGTATAGTCCGAAGTCGTTGGAATTATACATGAAGATACTGAAGGATACATAATGGCTAGAGTAGTATCGATTTAAGTTTTAGTTATgtcattttatacaaaaaaagaaaaagaaaaaagaagaagacttttattaaaatgattttctataatattaaataaaaattaaattttatattgaattattatatatttacattattatgTTTCCAttagtaaaaaagaaaaagaaaaaattatatttcctttttaaataataagttttaatcactcatatgataaataaacttatatttcacatataacattttataatataatataaaaatattaattatatattatcgaTCAATTTACAGTTAAGAAAAAATTGAGTAGTGAAAACTTAATttacaatatattaaaataattgatatatttgaattagTACTAGatttgaattatcaaaataatcgatatattttaattatgttaattgcttattattttaaataatgttttacatTAACATGACGATATTGaacatcaaaatattaaaatatattaattataattataatttttattaaaatattaaataaattaatatattttaatagattcaataaattgaataaaaaattattttatattaattatagcAATTGAGaacatgatatttaaaaaactaattaaaaattaatgatataaaatcacattataaaattaaaactagtGTATGATAAATATATAACCATGCATATAATTATATGGATGAACATTTATACGAAATATAAGGCTTTTGTTATAtaattgcctttatttttatttttcttttactatttctttAAGGGCTTTTGTGTTGAGTCTGGCTGGGTAGACTCGAAATAGGCAAgtatttagaaaagaaatataacaaGAGTTCAACCATAAGGAAAAATATTACATGTCCTCATCAAACGAGTACCCGTTTTCCTTTGCTCTTAAGCCTACATATCCTTAATTGAATTTGAACGTTTGGGACAAATTGGGTCTCTTTTTCAGATGTTTTAGATTTAGAATAAACTttcaacataaataaatatttgatatttaacaaattaatcggtacatgtatatataattaatatcattatagATATTTATCATCtgttctttttgatacaatatctAAATATTCAAATCTATATTTTTCTGCACTAGTAACAATGCCGATGCAATTGAACTAGCATCTAATCTGCGAGCATATAATCTTTTTTAATTGTAGAAGATGTGTTTTTCTACAATTGCCACACATTTTAGTATTTACTTTTGAATTTATCATCTACTATTGAAAAAATCAGTACAGAAACTGGAAACCTGTATACTGTTAAACATATGTGTAACCTCACTCGAGCACCACTCGAGTGGAATTTTCTTAGAGTGTCGGTTTGAATCGGAGCAACAATATCATAACATTTCATAGCATACCAGCACCTTCAACATCACTACTCATTGGTTTAAGATAATTCATTtagtatgtatataatatatatacaagataTAATCTTTCGtgcaatatttttattcataaaactAACGAAAAGAAGggggtttaattgaaaaaatgacaaaatggtTTAAATAGAAAGCTAGAACTTAGATGGAAATTGTTAAAAAGTTGGAGAAATAGTTTAAGCGAAAGATGATATTGACAGAAAGGAGTCATCAATATTGAGCATTAAGCATGCCGTCAAGTCAAGAAAGATACGAAACACAGGAAAACCGAATGGTTGGCGCAAAATCCGGAGATTTGTAAGGGAAAGACAAGCAAAGCAGAGCAGAGCCGTAGCTGTCAGCTTCCCTAGATCTGACACCATGgataagagaagaaaaaaagaaagtgagaAATCAAATTTGCACAGATTGCCTCTCATAGtccaattaattaaaagtttctCGACCGTCAGAAAACTTCATTAATCGGCTTTTTTGCGACCTTGATAATGCCATTGCCAGCTTGCTCTGAGTCAAATAAAAACACGTGGTCTCCCTTCTCTTCTGCGTCGCTTGTGCTATTTACCACCCACACTGTCTCCCAATGCATTTAAGTTGATGCTTCTTCACCCAAGTTTATAAAacttcattcattcatttactAGCCGCCAACAAATCGACAGTTGCCTTCTTACACTTCTTGTTATTGGTGCAAGGTGCAATGTACTTTCGCATCGGCAGTGTTGAGGGAGGGAGAAACCCAGATCCCCATCGCTATACAGCATCAAGATAGCTTTGGGAACTTTATACTTTGTATCTTGATGACATGAGAAAGCCTTAATTAGACCCCtaaataatttgttaatttgtCCGAAATTATCACATGTCAAATGAGCTACTAGCTTGGACTCATTAGTTCTAGACTACTACTGCTAAGCTATGGGCTTCTAGACATggaaaattcatatttttgtcAAACCCCagcttaaaattttcatttaaggcCATTGCCCCAAACCCAACTACCAAAAGACAAGTCACCTATTTAGTGAATTCACGAAACACTCTATTGATAaaatttcctttgtttttcctGTTCTCAGTATAAAGCCAAAAGATTCCAGTTTTTTTggataaaaaggggaaaaaaaatcattttagaacaTGTTTCACGTAAATAATTGGGAAATTATGCACTTTTTCCAGTGGTCGTAATTGACAAATAAcaatctagaaaataatttgaatacaagtaaaaaaaaattatcaatttgaatACAAGAAAATAATTAGTCTTTGCTCTTGCAAACACGGCAAGGACACCAATGAAACATTGCAAATCAAACATGCAAAGATTGGGTCTTTGTTTCCTCAATCTTCTAAAGCTTCTGAAATTTATCAGACACATATTCAGAGCCATTGTCAGTCTTCAAGGCTCTAATTTTACAACCAGATTGATTTTCAACAAATGCTTTGAACTTGCAAAAGGCTTCAAACGCTTCTGACTTCTGCCTCAAAAAATAAACCCAACAAAGCCTTGTCAAATCATCTATAAACAGAATAAAATACTTATTGTCACTGATTGAAGCAATTTTCATAGGGCCACAAACATCAGAATGCACCAATTCGAGCCTTCCTTGAGCTCTCCAAGCACTGTCAGCAGGAAAAGGCAATCTAGCCTGCTTACCAAGCTGACGAACCTCACAAACAGTCCCACTAGCTTCAATTTTAGACATGTCTTCAACCAAATTCAGCCTATGCAACAAATCAATGGATCTGAAATTAGCATGGCCTAATCTCTTATGCCACAAATTAGTGCTATCAGCAAGGCTCGTATATGCCTTTCTTTCCACTTGACTTACATCCAACATGAAGCACCTATCAGTCATAGAGACTGTAACTAGCTCCTGACCATGCAAGTCTTGAACAATGtagcaaccatttttaaaaacCAGAGCATAGCTTTTTCCACTAATTGGCCTACACTAAGCAGATTCTAGTCTAAGTCAGGTACAAAGAGCACATCAGTGATTAGTTTGTTACCTGAACCAGTGCTAACCAACACATTGCCTTTGCCTTTAGCCTCAATTAGCTTCCCATCTCCAATTCTGATCTTCGAGCAGAAGCTTCTGTCTACGCCCTTAAATAGCCTTTCATCAGCCGCCATATGGTGTGAGCAGTCATTGTCTAATAGCCAATCACTGCTGGCTTTCATTGTACCAACAAAATAGGTTGTTGTAAACACATGCTCCTCCTGAGCTTGCAGATCCTCAGCAGGTTTAGCCTGTTGCTGAGCAGCCTCCTTTGCCTTGCCTTTGTACACCTTCTCTACATGACCAAACTGTTTGCATTTTCTGCATTGGATGTCTGGCCTATACCAGCAataattctctgaatgtgttgtCTTCTTGCAGTGAACACATGGTGGAAACACCCTTTTTCCTTCATCTCTTCTTGGTTTGTCTCTCATGTTGTGCCAAGGCCTTTTGCCTTTCACACTCAAACTCGAGCCTTCACTGACTTTTGCCGGGAAAGCAGCTTCAGGGTTTTCTTCCTGCATATTTGTTCTCATTTGCTCAAGTGCATACAGGGAGTTTATCAGCTCAGACAATGAAATGGCTGATAAGTCCCTCGAGTCCTCAAGTGAAGAGATCTTTGACTCGACTTTCtcagggagagttgtaatgaccTTTTCAACAACTCTACTCTCGCTGAAGTCTACTCCAAGGAGCATTATGCTGTTGACCATAGCCATTCTTCTGTCTGAGTACTACTTGATGGTCTCAGACTCTTTCATCCTCAAATTCTCAAAGTCTCTCCTGAGATTGATTACTTGCTGCTGCCTCGTTTTGTCAATCCCCATGAACTCCTCCTTCAGCTTCTCCCACGCCTGCTTAGGTGAGTCACAGGCCATGATGCAAGTGAAGATCACATCAGACACTCCATTCTGCAGACAGGCCATAGCCTTATGCTTCTTGTCTCGCTGATCAGCATGCTGCCTCATTTGAGCAATGGTGGGATTGGCTCTCAATGGAGGTGGTTTAGCATCATTTTCGATCACACTCCACAGATCATGTGCCTGGAGGTATGTCTTCATTTTAACTATCCAAATGTGATAGTTTTCTCCAGTGAATacaggtggtggtggtggagtgAAGCTCATTTTGCCAAACTGAATTCAAGTCTTCGATTTCCTTTTTAAgctttgatatttttacaaaatacaACCAATAACAAAGGCTCCTCAAAGACTCGGGCtcatgataccatttgttggaacAATGGCAGCATGCAACAACTGATTTGCAAAGCAGAATCAATGAAAATCgaagccaaaaagaaaaagaaaagaaagcagcAACAAAGTTTTTGAACACTAAGCAAAATTGTAACTGAACAATCatcttttttattcaaatttcaaaatgtatttaagttacaaaatgataaaCAACAGTCACCTAATAGCTTAACTGCCCCAACTAATGCATATCTAATACTGgcttaaaacaaaatataaaaataagctGACATACCAGCTTTTACATCAAAATCACATCACTAACTTAATCTTACTAACTTTGTAAGTAAGTTAAGAttgaactaaactaaattaCATAAGAACAAAATGTCCAAATTGGATTGATTCATTCGGTCCAGCTTCAGTTTTGCGCACCAAGCAATGTTGCTGAGCTCGATGGCTGCATTTCAGTTGCTTTGCTGCTGCTGATCTTGACAGTAGCTGGCTGCTGGTTCCATGTTGCATTGCAGTCCTGCTTCAACAGTTTCATGGGAAAGGAAATCCGATGAAACCTTAAAGACGAATTGATCATTCCAGGTTGGGTTTTCGTTGCTGTGACGGTCAATACAAGTGCGGAGCTTGAAGGAGGAATTGTTCCAAGCAAGGGCGTAAGTTTTCGTTTGGTGACTCGTATTTGTACCCGATCGTTCCTTAAGTCCTTGCGCAGAAATTAAGGTTATTTCCAGCACATAAATTTTCTCCATCTAagccttctttctttctttcttaactCAGAAATTGATCGAGAAAAGAAAGAACCTGGGAGATTACCAAGAAAGGCACCTTTGAAGGGAAGGGTATTGCCGGTGAAAAACTCCgacaaagaaaagatgaaaaggaaTTAGGACAAAGATTGATGATTTGTAAGTGTAGGAGATTCTGATTCTTtgagtaaaatatgaaaaatgcaTGCGAGAAAACTGGAGAAAACATTGACTTGTGTTGGTTGGTAGGGTTGGGCCAGGTTGTGCAGTGCATGTTGGAAGCATATTTAGGGTAGTTTTGTTTACATTGTAAAAAGTTTTAAGGAATTTGTTTTTACATTTTCCTATATTTATTTCACACAAAATAGTTTGATCAACGAAAAATGACTTACAGAGCAATGGAAAAAAGCTCctcaatagataattttactttttatataaaattaacttaaataaagtttaatattattatattgataataaattttttatttttaaaaatatttaaaatattaatataaaatattatatttttaatattattaaacataagtatttaattatttatatttaatcatataataaattattaatataattaatataatttattatttttaataaaatatttaatattttaattttattttaatagtaaattttaaaataataattttaaataatattattcacatattattgaaaatatcaatattaatattttaatactaaatatttattacaattataaatatattaataataaattttagtagtataaatgttaaaatatgtcataagtttatatactcttcacaaatttgctaTTTAGTTtcgtaattttattttcaagaatttagtcctctactttccagatttgaaaatcaaatccaaCTGTTgacattgttgatttctttgtcaaattttttaatgccaaatttttaaataaaaaaaactcagttggtagtcatgtaactaaaaaataatcgttgcaatgaacctaaatttaacaaaatatttttaatatatgtaaaaacaatgtaaaatataaaattatagatataaaataaactcaattaaataataaaaaaatctaaaatgtatgtttatttaatcgaaaacgacttttatgaaatatttttaaagaacctgccaaataaaagaaaatattttacatagattcatccaaacacctgaaaatattaaattttacagaaaagtaagtcattttttaaaaatcatttttcagaagccattttcagtgaaacaaatGGAGCTTTAGTTTTAAGTGTTGGAACCACCAACAATTGTATAACAAATGTTGTACCCAAGTTACACACTGCCTTGACACAAATGGCAAAAATGttgtacataaaaaaaaaaagaaaacccctCAACCACGTAATTAATTATACACGCTAAATAGCAGACAAGAATATTACAACATACTACTCAATCTTACTCCAAGTGTAAagttatacataaattataatttaatgtttaatattatttataaaatttgatttcgtgtaattatatatattaattaaattttaatttaatttaatgaaataaatacattaatttattttatattgaataaatataattatttatataaataatatgcaaacataaaatgatatgatataaaaataatgttagtaatttaaaaaaattatataaattatttatgaaaattgaatcaaatcaagatGTCATGTATAACATTACATGTTGAAATAAAGTTAACGAtagttttaagatttatccCTATTTATAAATGACTAAACTAAGCATATTTAAGGTTGttcatattatttgtatttaatataatttataaaaaatctaattagcataatttttatatagtattatatataacCTTTATCTCATATAAACgagataatatataaaattaaaaactatataatacgAAGGTGGAactcaaattcaatttatattttatttaaaagaatttaaatattggATGAGAGTTTTGAGTTttcaaataacaattaaaaagaaatttaattacaCCATCTAATAGAGATAGGACAGTTAAGTGTAAAGTCCAAAAGAAATTGGGCTATTTTTTAGGCCTCACAGATTGAAGGTCGGTTAAAAAAAGCAAGACATAGCGAGATAAACCCAAAACCCTCACTCAGCTCTTTTTGCCATCTTCTTCTTGGTTCTCATTCGCCTCTTTTGGCGGAACATCTTATTGTTTCGAGGGGTTGTTGTTCAGTTTCAAGGTTTcttgcttttttgtttttactagTTTCAATCTGCAGCCATGGGAAAAGCAAAAAAGGCCCCCAAATTTGCTGGCATGAAGAAAATAGTCACTCAAAAAGCTATTAAACAGCTAGTGTTTTTTCCCCGTTTTCCTAAtcctctttttttaaataaaaaaaaaatttccttctCTTTAATTTACTTTGCTTGATATAATCATCTGGATTGATTGTtgtttatgtaaaatttcagtTACAAGGACCAAGTTTTGAACCCTAACAAGAAGGACCTCAGCAAGGAAAAACTCCCCAGAAACGTGTAAGCTTATTTATATTCTTGTATGCTATTTCTAATTCTTCTCTACatcgtttttttttaatttaagattttattggTTCCTTTCCAATTTTGTTGATTGTTATATGGACCAGGCCGAACGTTTCTTCAGCTCTTTTCTTTACACACAACACCTCCTTGGGACCGCCTTATCGTGTTTTGGTTGATACCAACTTCATCAATTTCTCCATCCAGAACAAAGTAAGTACTTCGTAGTTCTTGCCCTCTTGAATTTTGTAAGTACTTCGTAGTTCTTGCCCTcttgaattttgttttagggtttaatttgaATGTGATAATAGTAAAATTAGGTCTGTTATAAGATGTTTATAATCCCCTCTtgcaaagtaaaaaaataaattgcaatgTTAATTTTATCCACATGCTCTTTTCTTATGATTCCATTTCTTGTCATTGATAATTCTTAACATTTTTTCCCCTTTGGTAGTTGGATCTGGAGAAGGGAATGATGGACTGCTTATATGCAAAATGTGAGTTATGGAGTTGGTTTTCCTTTTAAACATTACTTTGAATACATTGTGCATTTTTCTTAATTGCTAAATCTGTCTTTTTTAGTTACAATCCTGGTCCTTTTTGTTGCTGAATCTAATCTGTTCTTTTGCATTTGAAGGCACTCCTTGTATCACAGATTGTGTGATGGCTGAGCTTGAAAAATTGGGCCAAAAGTACCGTGTAGCTTTGAGGTAAAGCTTCCATTAACCTTTAATATGCAATATCTCTTTGCAGTGTCTTATCTGGCTAAATGCATCTAAATGTTAGTCTTTGTTTCTTAATTTGCCCTCAATCTATCTTTGGAACCTTGATTCATTTGTTGCAATACGACTTGGTCAATGCTTCTAAATGCTAGTCTTTGTTTCTTAATTTGCCTCAATCTATCTTTGGAACCTTGATTCATTTGTTGCAATACGACTTGGTTCAACAGTTATTTCTGAACTggtatttcatatttaattttatttcgaTATTGACAATGACAACCTCTTTGCAGTTCACTGGCCATAGTTTTCCTTACATTAGCTAATAAGTGTTCTCTCTGTCTCTTGCAGGATTGCTAAGGATCCTCGTTTTGAAAGATTGCCATGTGTCCATCAAGGAACCTATGCT
This genomic window contains:
- the LOC105802756 gene encoding uncharacterized protein LOC105802756; its protein translation is MGKAKKAPKFAGMKKIVTQKAIKHYKDQVLNPNKKDLSKEKLPRNVPNVSSALFFTHNTSLGPPYRVLVDTNFINFSIQNKLDLEKGMMDCLYAKCTPCITDCVMAELEKLGQKYRVALRIAKDPRFERLPCVHQGTYADDCIVERVTQHKCFIVATCDRDLKRRIRKVPGVPIMYVTQHKYSIERLPEATIGGAPRF